The following is a genomic window from Kogia breviceps isolate mKogBre1 chromosome 4, mKogBre1 haplotype 1, whole genome shotgun sequence.
GTGGAGATAGAAGTCCTAGACATAAATGACAATGTCCCAGAAGTGATATTCCAGTCTCTACCAGATCTTATTATGGAGGACACCAAGCTGGGAACACACATTGCTTTGCTCAAAATCCGTGACAAGGATTCCGGACACAATGGAGAAGTTATTTGTAAATTAGAAGGCGATGTTCCATTTAAAATACTCAATACTTCAAGAAACACGTATAAATTAGTGACAGATGGAGTTCTAGACCGCGAGCAGACCCCTGAGTATAACATCACCATCACAGCCACTGACAGAGGCaagcctcccctctcctccagctcAAGCATCACCCTGCACATCGGTGATGTAAACGACAACGTGCCAGTTTTCGAACGGGCTTCCTACGTGGTCCACGTAGCAGAGAACAACCCTCCTGGCACCTCCATCACTCAAGTCCGCGCCCTGGATCCTGACCTGGGACCCAATGGCCACGTCTCCTATTCCATCGTGGCCAGCGACCTAGAGCCAAGCACGCTGTGGTCCTACGTGTCCGTGAGCGCACAGAGCGGCGTGGTGTTCGCGCAGCGCGCCTTCGACCACGAGCAGCTGCGCGCCTTCGAGCTGACGCTGCAGGCCCGCGACCACGGCTCGCCCGCGCTCAGCGCCAACGTGAGCCTGCGCGTGCTGGTGGGCGACCGCAACGACAACGCGCCCAGGGTGCTGTACCCGGCGCTGGGGCCCGACGGCTCTGCGCTCTTCGACACGGTGCCGCGCGCCGCGCAGCCCGGCTACCTGGTCACCAAGGTGGTGGCTGTGGACGCCGACTCTGGACACAACGCCTGGCTGTCCTACCACGTGCTGCAGGCCAGCGAGCCCGGACTCTTCAGCGTGGGGCTGCGCACGGGCGAGGTGCGCACGGCGCGGGCCCTGGGCGACAGGGACGCGGCCCGCCAGCGCCTGCTGGTTGCTGTGCGCGACGGGGGACAGCCGCCCCTCTCGGCCACCGCCACGCTGCTCCTGGTTTTCGCGGACAGCCTGCAGGAGGCGCTGCCGGACCTCAGTGACCACCCTGAGCCCACTGACCCCCAGGCTGAGCTGCAGTTTTACCTGGTGGTGGCCTTGGCCTTGATCTCGGTGCTCTTCCTCCTGGCAGTGATTCTGGCGGTCGCCCTACACCTTCGACGCTCCTCCAGCCCCGCTGCCTGGGGCTGCTTTCAGCCTGGTGTCTGTGTCAAGTCTGGACCCGTGGTTCCTCCCAACTACAGTGAAGGAACTTTACCTTATTCCTACAATCTGTGCGTTGCCCATACTGGAAAAACAgagtttaattttctaaaatgtaatgaGCAGTTGAGTTCAGGACAAGACATACTTTGTGGTGATTCATCTGGGGCCTTATTTCCACTTTGTAATTCCAGTGAGTCAACCTCCCATCAGGTGAGTTTCCTGTAAGTATAACCTGCTTCTTATGGTCTAGACAGTTCTCCATATTCACAAGAAAATACAGGCGTATATCTGTTTTATTTcgttttgctttattgcacttcgcaGATATTGagtctttgttttttggttgttgttgttattttgcaCGTTGAAGCTTTGTGGCAAGCCTGGGTCAAGCAACTCTGTTGACACCATTtgtccaacagcatttgcttacttcatgtctTTGTATCACAATTTGtgtcacaatattttaaatcttaaaatatttcaaactttttcattatagttgtcatggtgatctataatcag
Proteins encoded in this region:
- the LOC131756068 gene encoding protocadherin gamma-B4 isoform X23, with product MGSGAGERGWAERRPVLFPFLLSLFCLALSEQIRYRIPEEMPEGSVVGNLAKDLRLSVHELPTRKLRVSSEKPYFTVSSESGELLVSSRLDREQICGKKPTCALEFEAVAENPLNFYHVNVEIEDVNDHTPKFTQNSFELQISESTKPGARFILGSAHDADIGTNSLQNYQLSPDDHFSLVIKAKLDGSKYPELVLKTPLDREEQTSYHLTLMALDFGDPALSSTAQIQVLVTDANDNPPVFSQELYRVELPENVLPGTTLLRVMATDQDEGVNAEITFSFTEAGQITQFDLNSNTGEITLLNALDFEEVKEYSIVLEAKDGGGMIAQCTVEIEVLDINDNVPEVIFQSLPDLIMEDTKLGTHIALLKIRDKDSGHNGEVICKLEGDVPFKILNTSRNTYKLVTDGVLDREQTPEYNITITATDRGKPPLSSSSSITLHIGDVNDNVPVFERASYVVHVAENNPPGTSITQVRALDPDLGPNGHVSYSIVASDLEPSTLWSYVSVSAQSGVVFAQRAFDHEQLRAFELTLQARDHGSPALSANVSLRVLVGDRNDNAPRVLYPALGPDGSALFDTVPRAAQPGYLVTKVVAVDADSGHNAWLSYHVLQASEPGLFSVGLRTGEVRTARALGDRDAARQRLLVAVRDGGQPPLSATATLLLVFADSLQEALPDLSDHPEPTDPQAELQFYLVVALALISVLFLLAVILAVALHLRRSSSPAAWGCFQPGVCVKSGPVVPPNYSEGTLPYSYNLCVAHTGKTEFNFLKCNEQLSSGQDILCGDSSGALFPLCNSSESTSHQQAPPNTDWRFSQAQRPGTSGSQNGDETGTWPNNQFDTEMLQAMILASASEAADGSSTLGGGAGTMGLSARYGPQFTLQHVPDYRQNVYIPGSNATLTNAAGKRDGKAPAGGNGNKKKSGKKEKK